From Paenarthrobacter sp. A20:
TGGAACAGAACCTTGCCCGACGTCGGCGGCTGCAGTCCCACGAGCACTGAAGCGAGCGTGGACTTGCCGCAGCCGGACTCACCGACGATGCCCACGGTTTCGCCGCGGCTGATGGTGAAGTCCACGCCGTCCACGGCTTTGACGATGTTCGGGCGGAACAGGCCACCGGTGCGTGCATGGTGGTAGACCTTGACGTCTTTGAGCTCGATGACCGGCTTTCCGGTTGATTCACTCATTTCGCGTCCTCCTTCAAATGGCTGGCCCAGTAGTGGTCGGCATCGTCTCCGTTCGCTGTGGCAACCGTGGTGAGGACCAGCGTCTGGTGGGGATCGGCGTCGGCGCGCAGCGAGCGGGCCGCGAAGCGGTCTCCTGTTGCGAAGTCCCGCGGGGACGGGACAGTGCCGGGGATCTGGTGGAGGCGGACAGCGTCGGCCTCGATGGAGAGGACCGCACCCAGCAAGCCGCGGGTGTACTCGTGCTTGGGGTTCTGCAGCAGTTCGGAGGCCTGTGCGGATTCAACCACCTGGCCGGCGTACATGACCGTGATGCGGTGGGCCAGGGAGGCCACCAACGCGAGGTCGTGGCTGACGAACACCATCGCGAAACCGAGCTGTTCGCGCAGTTCGTTGAGCAGATCCACAACCTGCTTTTGGACGGTGACATCCAGGGCGGTGGTGGGCTCGTCAGCAACAACGATCTTCGGCGAACGGGACAGGGCCATGGCGATCAGCACGCGTTGGCGCTGGCCGCCGGAGAGCTCGTGCGGGTAGCTGGCGAGGGTCCGGACGGGATCCAGTTTCACCATGTCCAACAGCTCGGCAGGAGTCTTGCGACCCCCGCGCTTGGTCAGCTGTTCCATCTGGTCCTTGATCTTCATGGACGGGTTCAGGGAGCTCAACGCGTCCTGGTAGACCATGGCGATCTGCTCACCGCGCAGGCCCTCGTAGGCCTTGGGGTTGCTGTGCTTGGTGGCGGAGTCCAGGAGTTCCTTGCCATCGAACTTGATGGAACCGGTGACCTGGGCGGTCTTGGGCAGCAGGCCCATGACTGCGAGCGAGGTGATGGACTTGCCACAACCGGACTCACCCACCAGGCCCATGGTCTCGCCTTCGCGGACAGTGAAGGAGACGTTGTCCACGATTGCGATGTCGCCGAAGCGGCCGGGGAAGCGGATGGACAGGTTCTTCACTTCCAGCACATTGCGTGCCCCGGAAGAGACCTGCGGGAGGCGGTCGGTACGCTTCGCTTCGATGGCTGCCAGGAGCTCCAACTCGCGGTCCAGGAGGAGGTGCGGGTTGGCGGCGGCCAGCTTCACATCGGTGAGGACGGCTGACGTGCCCACCTCAGAAGTGGCGGTGTCGCCGGAAGCGGCACGGACGCCGTCGAGCTCGTGTTCCTCAACTACGGAGGGCTGGGCGACGGAGGTTGCGACCTCGGTGTCCACGGCCACAATGGCGGTGGATCCGTCGTCGTCCTTTACTACGGGTGCGCGGCGCAGTTTCGGGTTCACCATGGCGTCGGTGAGGCCTTCGGCCAGGATGTTCAAGGAGAGCACCGTCAACAAGATGGTGACACCGGCGAAGGTGGTGGCCCACCAGCCGCCGGACAGGACCAGGTTGCGGCCGTAGGAAATGACGTTGCCCCATGATGGCGCCGGGTCCTGGACGCCTGCGCCGAGGAAGGACAGCGAGGCTTCGAGGATGATGGCGTCGGCCACCATGACCGTGGCGAACACCAGTACCGGAGCTGCGGTGTTGCGGACGATGTGCTTGACCAGGATGTAGAACCGTCCTGCACCAATCACGCGCTCGGCACGGACGTAGTCTTCGCCATACTGGGCCAGGACGTTGGCGCGGACCACTCGGGCCAGCTGCGGGGTGTAGATGATGGCGATCGCGATGATGATGGTGGGAACCGAGTTGCCGAAAGCAGCCAGCAGCACGGCCGCCAGCGCGATGCCGGGGAATGCCATGAGGATGTCCATGAGCCGCATGATGATCTCGTTCACGGACTTGCTGGACGTCGCGGCGAAGGAGCCGAGGAGCGCACCGGCAAGGATGGCCAAGGCCACCGCGCCGAGGCCGATCATCAGCGATGACTGTGCACCAAAGAGGAGGCGCGAGAAGATATCCCGGCCCAGCCGGTCAGTGCCGAAGAAGTGTTCTGCGCCCGGCGGGGTGGCCGGAATGAAGGTCTCCAGCGGATCGTGCGGGGCGATGACCGGTGCGAAAATGGCCGCCAGAACAATCATGATGAGGAAGAGCAGGGCGATACGGGAGCCCCAGGGCAGGGCCTTGAAACGAATGCCCGGGGCACTTAGCCGTTCTGCGAGCTTGCTGCGCATGAGCTATACCGTCCTGATTCGGGGGTTGATAAGCAGGTAGAGAAGGTCCACCACGATGTTCACCAGAACGAAGGTGACGGAGATGGTGAGCACCACGCCCTGGACCAGGTTGACGTCCAGGTTGGTGATGCCGTTGAGGATCAGTTGGCCCATGCCGGGGAGGGCGAAGATCATTTCAATCACGACGGCGCCACCCAGCAGGTAGCCGACGCGGAGTCCCAGCACGGTCACCGGGGTGACGAGCGCGTTGCGAAGGACGTTCTTGGAGACGACCTCGCGGTAGGGGACGCCGTTGCCGATGGCGGTGCGGACGTAGTCACGGTCCAGCTCTTCCACCATCGAGGTGCGGACCACCCGGATCAGCGATGCTGAGACGGGGATGCCAAGCGCGAGGGCCGGGAGGGCCATCGAGTTGAGCCAACCGCCGAAGCCGGACTCCGGCGTCGCAATTCCGCCCGAGGGGAACATCGGGTTCTCGCCCAGCGCGAACCACTGGATGAGCAGGATGCCCAGCCAGAACGATGGCGTGGCGATCGCTGCAATGGAGAAGACGCGGACCAACTGGTCCTGCCACTTGTCGCGGTACAGGGCGCCGAGGATGCCGAACGCGAGGGAAAGCACGATCGCGATGAGCACGCCCAGGAAGGTGAGCTGGAGCGTCAGGGGGAACGCCGAGCCAATCATGGATGCCACCGACTTTGCCGGCGGGGTGGTGACGCCGAGGTCGAACTGCAGGAGCTTTCCGAGGAAGCGGAAGTACTGCAGGACCAGGGGATCGTTCAGGCCATTGTCCTGGCGGTACTGCTGCTTGGCTTCTTCACTGGCGCCGTCACCGAGGGCGGAGCTTGCCTGGTCGCCGGGGGCGGCCTGCAGGACGAGGAAGACGAGCAACGTAATGCCCAGGATCATCAATGGCAATGCTGCAAGCCTGCGGCCAAGCAGACGCAATATCGTGACCAATTTGTTCTCCGGTTGGTTGGGTGCTGCTGGTTGCGGGGCCCGCTCTGCGGGCTATTTGGGGGATTCAGGCCGCAGAGCGGGCCCCACAACTCGAAGGGTGCTTTAGGCGGTTCGTCCGACGTCGACGAATGACAAGCCGGTGGTGGGCAGGGGCTGGAAGCCGTTGAGCTTCTTCTCGTCCCAGGCACTGGGCAATTGACGGTGGAAGATGGGGTAGAGCGGAACCTCGTCGGACACCATGTCCACGATTTCGCCGACGATCTTTTTGGCCTCGTCTCCGGAGGCCTGCGAGCCCTTGTTCATGAGGTCCTGCAGTTTGGTGCGCTCGGGGGTGGTCCAGAAAGCACGCTTGTCCATCCAGGTTGCGCCGGAGTAGAACCAGCTCAGGAGGAGGTCTGCGTCATTGCCGAAGACTGAGGGATCGCCCGGGGCCGCGACCACCGAGAAATCGCCCTTGCCCACGCGGTCGCTGTACAGCGCGCCGGACTGGAGGCTCTTGACGGTGACCTTGACGCCCGGAATCTTGTTCCAGGATTCAAGGATCAGCGGTGCAACATCCTTGACCCAGGCAGTGTCCGTGGTGAGCAGTTCGAACTCAAGGCTGGTAACGCCTGCCTGCTTCAGCAGGTCTTCGGCCTTGGAAGCGTCGTAACCGTAGACATTCTTGGCCTTGACGTAATCCGGGTGGCCTTCCTGGAAGTAGGAGCTGGCGGCTTTTGCGTTGCCGAACAGCGCCTTCTTGATGATGGATTCCTTGTCCATGCCGTAATGCAACGCCTGGCGGACGAGCTTGTTGTCGAACGGAGCCTTGGCGCAGTTGAACATCAGGAACAGCATGCCGAACGACTGGACGGATTCGACCTTGACCTTGGACTTCAGGCCATCGACGTCCAGGTACGGAACGTCTTCGATGGCCTGGACACGGCCGGACTGGACGGCGGTGACGCGGGCGGCCGCGTCGGAGAGCAGCAGCCAGGTCATGCCCTTGGCCAGTGCGGGCTTGGGGCCGTTGTAGTCGGCGAACGCTTCGAAGACGATCTTGTCGTCCTTGACTGCGGAGATGAGCTTGTACGGACCTGATCCCACCGGTGAAGCGTCGAAGGCCTTCAGGTCGGTGGCGAGTGCCTTGGGAACGATCTTGACCACCGAGATACGGGGACCGAAGCCGGGGAAGGCGTACTTGAGGGTGAACTCCACCGTCTTGGCATCCAGCGGCTTGACGTCCTGGATGAAGGGGATGAACTGGGAGAACAAGGACTTGTTCGCCGGATCCATCACGCGGGTGAAGGAGAAAGCGACGTCTTCGGTGGTGACGGGGGAGCCATCGTGGAACTTTGCACCGTCGCGGATGGTCACCTGGTAGGTGGTGTCGTTGACCTTCTTGGGGTCCGCCGCCGCCAAGGCGTTGTAGGGCTGCCGAGTGGCGGGGTGGAGCTCGATGAGGCCTTCAAAGATGTGGAGGTTGGCGGCCATCGGCGTGGCTCCGGA
This genomic window contains:
- a CDS encoding dipeptide/oligopeptide/nickel ABC transporter permease/ATP-binding protein; this translates as MRSKLAERLSAPGIRFKALPWGSRIALLFLIMIVLAAIFAPVIAPHDPLETFIPATPPGAEHFFGTDRLGRDIFSRLLFGAQSSLMIGLGAVALAILAGALLGSFAATSSKSVNEIIMRLMDILMAFPGIALAAVLLAAFGNSVPTIIIAIAIIYTPQLARVVRANVLAQYGEDYVRAERVIGAGRFYILVKHIVRNTAAPVLVFATVMVADAIILEASLSFLGAGVQDPAPSWGNVISYGRNLVLSGGWWATTFAGVTILLTVLSLNILAEGLTDAMVNPKLRRAPVVKDDDGSTAIVAVDTEVATSVAQPSVVEEHELDGVRAASGDTATSEVGTSAVLTDVKLAAANPHLLLDRELELLAAIEAKRTDRLPQVSSGARNVLEVKNLSIRFPGRFGDIAIVDNVSFTVREGETMGLVGESGCGKSITSLAVMGLLPKTAQVTGSIKFDGKELLDSATKHSNPKAYEGLRGEQIAMVYQDALSSLNPSMKIKDQMEQLTKRGGRKTPAELLDMVKLDPVRTLASYPHELSGGQRQRVLIAMALSRSPKIVVADEPTTALDVTVQKQVVDLLNELREQLGFAMVFVSHDLALVASLAHRITVMYAGQVVESAQASELLQNPKHEYTRGLLGAVLSIEADAVRLHQIPGTVPSPRDFATGDRFAARSLRADADPHQTLVLTTVATANGDDADHYWASHLKEDAK
- a CDS encoding ABC transporter permease, yielding MVTILRLLGRRLAALPLMILGITLLVFLVLQAAPGDQASSALGDGASEEAKQQYRQDNGLNDPLVLQYFRFLGKLLQFDLGVTTPPAKSVASMIGSAFPLTLQLTFLGVLIAIVLSLAFGILGALYRDKWQDQLVRVFSIAAIATPSFWLGILLIQWFALGENPMFPSGGIATPESGFGGWLNSMALPALALGIPVSASLIRVVRTSMVEELDRDYVRTAIGNGVPYREVVSKNVLRNALVTPVTVLGLRVGYLLGGAVVIEMIFALPGMGQLILNGITNLDVNLVQGVVLTISVTFVLVNIVVDLLYLLINPRIRTV
- a CDS encoding ABC transporter substrate-binding protein yields the protein MSKTIHSLPLVNDASRRNFLKLSGAVGAAAAFTATLSACGGAASTTTGTTTNTAAVNKDLTIEAGISYALSTGFDPLSSSGATPMAANLHIFEGLIELHPATRQPYNALAAADPKKVNDTTYQVTIRDGAKFHDGSPVTTEDVAFSFTRVMDPANKSLFSQFIPFIQDVKPLDAKTVEFTLKYAFPGFGPRISVVKIVPKALATDLKAFDASPVGSGPYKLISAVKDDKIVFEAFADYNGPKPALAKGMTWLLLSDAAARVTAVQSGRVQAIEDVPYLDVDGLKSKVKVESVQSFGMLFLMFNCAKAPFDNKLVRQALHYGMDKESIIKKALFGNAKAASSYFQEGHPDYVKAKNVYGYDASKAEDLLKQAGVTSLEFELLTTDTAWVKDVAPLILESWNKIPGVKVTVKSLQSGALYSDRVGKGDFSVVAAPGDPSVFGNDADLLLSWFYSGATWMDKRAFWTTPERTKLQDLMNKGSQASGDEAKKIVGEIVDMVSDEVPLYPIFHRQLPSAWDEKKLNGFQPLPTTGLSFVDVGRTA